One genomic region from Sorangium aterium encodes:
- a CDS encoding efflux RND transporter periplasmic adaptor subunit: protein MNRARPLTVGTITAALAVASALAVTGLGERADAHGGEDHGVPAKPSASAAADPNVARVPIETQFLLGLRTERAKRGALATSLGQIGTVVARPAGELAVVAPTSGRLFPPEGGFLRLGDEVKKGQLLGTFRPSLGGAESAQLGLSRSDAASRVAAAEARLGLAERELARRRELKGIVAEKDIQAAEADVEVARAEVARARADVGVLSGGAGAQRLSATIDGTVVSGRVSPGAQIAEGTELWRVVDLATLWVDVRIPEADAARLAGDRAEVTLVTDPAARFEARRLAVASLVDPATRTVQALFEFDNKDRRARVGALVNISMAGSAPVESVVVPGSALLDRSGTPTVVVKTGPEAFELRAVAIGPKSAGAIGITAGVTAGERVVVDGAMAVLLAAGG from the coding sequence GTGAACCGCGCCCGACCGCTCACCGTCGGCACCATCACCGCCGCGCTCGCCGTCGCCTCGGCCCTCGCGGTCACGGGCCTCGGGGAGCGCGCCGACGCGCACGGCGGCGAGGACCACGGCGTGCCCGCAAAGCCGTCAGCCAGCGCCGCGGCAGACCCGAACGTGGCCCGGGTGCCGATCGAGACCCAGTTCCTGCTCGGGCTGCGCACCGAGCGCGCGAAGCGCGGCGCGCTGGCCACGAGCCTCGGGCAGATCGGCACGGTGGTCGCGCGCCCCGCGGGCGAGCTGGCCGTCGTGGCCCCGACCTCCGGCCGGCTCTTCCCGCCCGAGGGCGGGTTCCTGCGGCTCGGCGACGAGGTGAAGAAGGGCCAGCTGCTCGGGACGTTCCGGCCGAGCCTGGGCGGCGCGGAGAGCGCGCAGCTCGGGCTGTCGCGCAGCGACGCCGCGTCCCGGGTCGCCGCAGCCGAGGCGCGACTCGGCCTGGCCGAACGCGAGCTCGCGCGGCGCCGCGAGCTCAAGGGGATCGTCGCCGAGAAGGACATCCAGGCCGCCGAGGCTGACGTGGAAGTCGCCAGGGCCGAGGTCGCCCGCGCCCGGGCGGACGTCGGGGTGCTCTCCGGCGGGGCGGGCGCGCAGAGGCTCAGCGCGACCATCGACGGCACGGTGGTCTCCGGCCGCGTGAGCCCGGGCGCGCAGATCGCGGAGGGCACCGAGCTCTGGCGCGTCGTCGATCTCGCGACGCTCTGGGTCGACGTGCGCATCCCGGAGGCGGACGCAGCGCGCCTCGCGGGCGATCGCGCGGAGGTGACGCTCGTCACGGATCCCGCAGCGCGCTTCGAGGCCAGACGCCTCGCCGTCGCGTCGCTGGTCGACCCGGCGACACGCACCGTCCAGGCGCTCTTCGAGTTCGACAACAAGGACCGGCGCGCGCGCGTCGGCGCGCTCGTCAACATCAGCATGGCGGGGAGCGCGCCCGTCGAGAGCGTCGTGGTCCCGGGATCGGCGCTGCTCGATCGCAGCGGAACGCCCACGGTCGTCGTGAAGACCGGCCCCGAGGCGTTCGAGCTGCGCGCGGTCGCCATCGGGCCGAAGTCCGCCGGCGCGATCGGGATCACCGCGGGCGTGACGGCGGGAGAGCGCGTGGTCGTCGATGGCGCCATGGCCGTCCTCCTCGCCGCCGGGGGCTAG
- a CDS encoding efflux RND transporter permease subunit, whose translation MFDYLIRFSLRNRLFVIAAAALVLVYGTYSLLKLPIDVFPDLNRPTVTLMTEAPGLAPEEVETLVTVPLERVMNGAPGVERVRSTSGVGLSVVYVEFDWSTDIYRDRQLVAERLATVTEQLPKGVTPQMGPVASIMGEILLIGVQGDGASPMTLRTQADWVIRPRLLTIPGVAQVIPIGGEVRQIQVTVDPAKLAAAAVSLDEISRALTGANANTTGGYVDRRGLEFLVRTLGRARTEADIAATVIALRNGTPVTLAQVATVKAAARIKRGDGSIDGKPAVILSVQKQPGADTVALTGSIDKAVAELQRSMPAGVTINPHLFRQATFIQGAVHNVVEALRDGAILVTIVLFLFLLNFRTTAITLTAIPLSFIVSALVFRAFGLSVNTMTLGGLAVAIGELVDDAIVDVENVFRRLRENRALASPRPAMDVIRDASSEVRSSIVFATILVVLVFVPLFAMSGIEGRLFAPLGIAYIVSILASLVVSLTVTPALCSYLLPSMKRMSHEDGWLVRKLKAADRRVLAASLRHPGAVTAAAGALVLAAAATVPFLGGEFLPPFNEGTLTVNVVARPGTSLAESSRLGSLAEQLIHEVPEVMSTGRRTGRAELDEHAEGVHYSEIDVDLRASEREREAILGDIRDQLDKIPGVAINVGQPISHRLDHLLSGVRAQVAVKIFGEDLGELRRLGKAARDAMQGVAGVKDLQIEQQVLIPQIAIKVNRERAAQLGVNAGQLSEMLELALAGGTVTQLLEGQRTIDVVLRYPPELREDIDALRRTLVDTPSGAKVPLADLADVTESMGPNQISRDDTQRRIVVSANVAGRDLEQVVSNIQRAVDAIPKPPGYYATYGGQFESQRSASRLIGWLSIASLAGMLVVLYSQFRSWTVALQILLNIPLALVGSVLAVVLTGGVLSVATLVGFITLCGIASRNGIMMISHYIHLMKEEGESFGEAMIVRGSLERLVPVLMTALTAALALVPIALSKGQPGKEILQPVAVVILGGLLSSTLLDIVVTPAVFLKFGRSSAERLARARDSAGGAQADLAGAAPDECGSVAREHGACAGAP comes from the coding sequence ATGTTCGACTACCTCATCCGCTTCTCCCTCAGGAACCGCCTCTTCGTCATCGCCGCGGCGGCGCTGGTGCTCGTCTACGGGACGTACTCGCTCCTGAAGCTCCCGATCGACGTTTTTCCTGATCTGAATCGGCCGACGGTCACCCTCATGACCGAGGCTCCCGGGCTGGCGCCCGAGGAGGTGGAGACGCTGGTCACGGTGCCCCTCGAGCGGGTGATGAACGGCGCGCCCGGGGTCGAGCGCGTGCGCTCTACCTCGGGCGTCGGCCTGAGCGTCGTGTACGTCGAGTTCGACTGGTCCACGGACATCTACCGCGACCGACAGCTCGTCGCCGAGCGCCTTGCCACGGTGACGGAGCAGCTCCCGAAGGGCGTCACGCCGCAGATGGGGCCCGTCGCCTCGATCATGGGGGAGATCCTGCTGATCGGGGTGCAGGGCGATGGGGCCTCGCCCATGACCCTCCGGACCCAGGCCGACTGGGTGATCCGGCCGCGGCTGCTCACGATCCCGGGGGTCGCGCAGGTGATCCCCATCGGCGGCGAGGTCCGCCAGATCCAGGTCACCGTCGACCCGGCCAAGCTCGCGGCCGCGGCGGTGTCGCTCGACGAGATCTCGCGCGCCCTGACCGGCGCGAACGCCAACACCACCGGCGGTTACGTCGACCGGCGGGGGCTGGAGTTCCTCGTGCGGACGCTGGGCCGCGCCCGGACCGAAGCGGACATCGCCGCGACCGTCATCGCCCTGCGGAACGGGACGCCGGTGACCCTGGCGCAGGTCGCCACGGTGAAAGCGGCCGCGCGCATCAAGCGCGGCGACGGGTCGATCGACGGCAAGCCCGCCGTGATCCTCTCGGTGCAGAAGCAGCCGGGAGCCGACACCGTCGCGCTCACCGGCAGCATCGACAAGGCCGTCGCCGAGCTGCAGAGGTCGATGCCCGCGGGCGTCACCATCAACCCGCACCTCTTCCGGCAGGCAACCTTCATCCAGGGCGCGGTCCACAACGTGGTCGAGGCGCTGCGCGACGGCGCGATCCTGGTCACGATCGTCCTCTTCCTGTTCCTGCTCAACTTCCGGACGACCGCGATCACGCTGACCGCCATCCCGCTCTCGTTCATCGTGAGCGCGCTCGTGTTCCGGGCCTTCGGCCTGTCGGTCAACACGATGACGCTGGGCGGTCTCGCGGTGGCGATCGGCGAGCTCGTCGACGACGCCATCGTGGACGTGGAGAACGTGTTCCGGCGCCTGCGCGAGAACAGGGCGCTCGCCTCGCCGCGGCCGGCGATGGACGTCATCCGCGACGCGTCGAGCGAGGTCCGGAGCTCCATCGTCTTCGCGACGATCCTGGTGGTCCTGGTCTTCGTTCCCCTGTTCGCCATGAGCGGCATCGAGGGGCGGCTCTTCGCTCCGCTCGGGATCGCCTACATCGTGTCGATCCTTGCATCGCTGGTTGTATCCCTGACGGTCACTCCCGCGCTCTGCTCCTATCTCTTGCCGTCCATGAAGCGCATGAGCCACGAGGACGGCTGGCTGGTGCGCAAGCTCAAGGCCGCGGACCGGCGCGTGCTCGCGGCGTCGCTGCGGCACCCCGGGGCCGTGACGGCGGCGGCAGGCGCGCTGGTCCTCGCCGCCGCGGCGACGGTGCCGTTCCTGGGCGGCGAGTTCCTCCCGCCGTTCAACGAGGGGACGCTCACAGTGAACGTCGTCGCCAGGCCGGGCACGTCGCTCGCCGAGTCGAGTCGCCTCGGCTCGCTCGCCGAGCAGCTGATCCACGAGGTCCCCGAGGTCATGTCGACCGGGCGGCGGACCGGCCGAGCCGAGCTGGACGAGCACGCGGAGGGAGTCCACTACAGCGAAATCGATGTCGACCTCAGGGCGTCCGAGCGTGAGCGGGAGGCGATCCTCGGCGACATCCGCGACCAGCTCGACAAGATCCCCGGCGTTGCGATCAACGTGGGCCAGCCGATCTCGCACCGGCTCGACCACCTGCTCTCGGGCGTCCGTGCACAGGTGGCCGTGAAGATCTTCGGCGAGGATCTCGGCGAGCTGCGGCGCCTCGGGAAGGCGGCGCGCGACGCGATGCAGGGCGTCGCCGGGGTGAAGGACCTGCAGATCGAGCAGCAGGTGCTCATCCCGCAGATCGCCATCAAGGTGAACCGAGAGCGCGCGGCGCAGCTCGGGGTCAACGCGGGTCAGCTCTCGGAGATGCTCGAGCTCGCCCTCGCGGGCGGTACCGTCACACAGCTTCTGGAGGGGCAGCGGACCATCGATGTGGTGCTCCGGTACCCGCCGGAGCTCCGCGAGGACATCGACGCCTTGCGGCGCACGCTCGTCGATACGCCCAGCGGCGCGAAGGTGCCGCTGGCCGACCTCGCCGACGTGACGGAGAGCATGGGGCCGAACCAGATCAGCCGCGACGACACGCAGCGTCGCATCGTGGTCTCGGCCAACGTGGCGGGGCGCGATCTGGAGCAAGTCGTGAGCAATATCCAGCGCGCCGTGGACGCGATCCCGAAGCCGCCGGGCTACTACGCGACGTACGGCGGGCAGTTCGAGAGCCAGCGCTCGGCGTCGCGACTGATCGGATGGCTCTCGATCGCGAGCCTCGCCGGCATGCTCGTGGTCCTCTACTCCCAGTTCCGCTCGTGGACCGTGGCCCTCCAGATCCTCCTGAACATCCCGCTCGCTCTGGTCGGCTCGGTGCTCGCCGTCGTGCTCACCGGCGGGGTCCTTTCGGTCGCGACCCTCGTCGGGTTCATCACGCTGTGCGGCATCGCCTCGCGCAACGGCATCATGATGATCTCGCACTACATCCACCTCATGAAGGAAGAGGGCGAGTCGTTCGGTGAGGCGATGATCGTCCGCGGCTCCCTGGAACGCCTCGTTCCGGTGCTGATGACCGCGCTCACCGCCGCCCTGGCGCTCGTGCCCATCGCGCTCTCCAAGGGCCAGCCGGGCAAGGAGATCCTGCAGCCCGTCGCGGTGGTGATCCTCGGTGGCCTGCTCTCGTCGACGCTGCTCGACATCGTCGTCACGCCGGCGGTGTTCCTGAAGTTCGGCCGCAGCTCCGCTGAGCGTCTGGCGCGCGCCCGGGACAGCGCGGGCGGCGCCCAGGCCGACCTCGCCGGTGCGGCGCCCGATGAATGCGGGAGTGTCGCCCGGGAGCATGGGGCCTGCGCCGGAGCGCCTTGA
- a CDS encoding TolC family protein, producing MRIDPWRARLLAAGLSLSAAAGCAAPSAASDLGRIRELSHLDLPSSTAAEEVEPAATSDARPLLSRPLTADAAVRVALLNNRELRAALREIGVARGHLVQAGVLPNPELEVQVTPRQGTLEHTRVELGVEFDLTSAILAPLGERAARADHEAARYRAAGAVVELGYSVRAAFYAAQATQQRLAIANRALDAFTAARDAARALFEAGNVPELDVATQEAGYEAARVAVAGIELGLLDRREQLQRLLGLSGAETSWRIADEIPRPPEKLAMPPRPEARALSASLELAELRSRLEAAAGRAGLARTAGWLPDLSVGVRGEREDEVWQVGAGLRLTLPLFDRKQGATMAHAAEFDSLLERYHGRAIDVRSAVRAAQNRLASAHARVLHHQRVLVPARTRVLEQTLLQYNAMQVGVFELLQARREQLDAELAQVDALRDYWTSRAAFDAILAGRRVEVMGTIAPAPMSGAAESGGGH from the coding sequence ATGCGCATTGATCCCTGGCGCGCACGCCTGCTCGCGGCGGGGCTCTCGCTCTCCGCAGCAGCCGGCTGCGCCGCCCCGTCGGCGGCCTCCGATCTCGGCCGCATCCGCGAGCTGTCTCATCTGGACCTTCCGTCGAGCACCGCTGCGGAGGAGGTCGAGCCGGCGGCCACCAGCGACGCGCGGCCGCTGCTCTCGCGGCCGCTCACCGCGGACGCCGCCGTGCGCGTCGCGCTGCTCAACAACCGAGAGCTCCGCGCCGCGCTTCGCGAGATCGGTGTGGCCCGGGGCCACCTGGTGCAAGCAGGTGTCTTGCCGAACCCCGAGCTCGAGGTCCAGGTGACGCCGCGGCAGGGGACGCTCGAGCACACGCGCGTCGAGCTCGGGGTCGAGTTCGATCTGACCTCGGCCATCCTGGCACCGCTCGGCGAGCGGGCGGCGCGGGCGGATCACGAGGCCGCGCGCTACCGCGCTGCGGGCGCGGTGGTCGAGCTCGGCTACTCCGTGCGGGCGGCGTTCTATGCCGCGCAGGCGACCCAGCAGCGCCTCGCCATCGCGAACAGGGCCCTCGATGCGTTCACGGCTGCCCGCGACGCCGCCCGGGCGCTCTTCGAGGCGGGCAACGTGCCCGAGCTCGACGTCGCGACGCAGGAGGCGGGGTATGAGGCTGCCCGCGTCGCCGTCGCCGGGATCGAGCTGGGGCTCCTCGACCGGCGCGAGCAGCTCCAGCGGCTGCTCGGGCTCTCCGGGGCGGAGACCTCCTGGCGTATCGCGGACGAGATCCCGCGGCCGCCCGAGAAGCTCGCCATGCCGCCGCGGCCTGAGGCGCGCGCTCTCTCCGCGAGCCTCGAGCTCGCTGAGCTGCGCAGCCGGCTCGAGGCCGCGGCCGGCCGCGCCGGCCTTGCGCGCACGGCGGGCTGGTTGCCGGACCTGTCCGTCGGCGTGCGCGGCGAGCGGGAGGACGAGGTATGGCAGGTCGGCGCCGGGCTCCGGCTCACGCTGCCGCTCTTCGATCGGAAGCAGGGCGCCACGATGGCGCATGCGGCGGAGTTCGACAGCCTGCTCGAGCGGTACCATGGGCGCGCGATCGACGTGCGTTCGGCCGTCCGTGCAGCGCAGAACCGGCTGGCGTCGGCGCATGCGCGCGTTCTTCATCACCAGCGTGTCCTCGTCCCGGCCCGGACGCGCGTCCTGGAGCAGACGCTGCTCCAGTACAACGCGATGCAGGTCGGCGTCTTCGAGCTGCTCCAGGCCCGCCGGGAGCAGCTCGACGCGGAGCTCGCGCAGGTGGACGCATTGCGCGACTACTGGACCTCACGCGCCGCCTTCGACGCCATCCTGGCCGGGCGTCGCGTGGAGGTGATGGGCACGATCGCTCCTGCTCCGATGTCCGGAGCCGCAGAGAGCGGAGGAGGACACTGA
- a CDS encoding multicopper oxidase family protein, whose protein sequence is MDRRSFIHAGGLAAGAALLTRGLAHAQERPEHAAGQPAGARIAGAGNQPAVVTPNGSTLPWRVVDGVKVGHLIAEPIQHEFAPGLKTEAWGYNGSTPGPTIEAVEGDRLRIYVTNRLPEPTSVHWHGLVLPNGMDGVSGLNQRPIPPGETYVYEFVVRYPGTYMYHSHFDEMTQIALGGVGMFIVHPKKPRGPRVDRDFVLMTHEWKINAGARRPDPNAMSDFNVLTFNGKAFPATAPLVVGRGERARIRLGNLGPMDHHPIHLHGLSFQVTATDGGYVPASAQYPETTVLVPVGSTRVIEFVPEEPGDWAVHCHMTHHVMMQMGHGLPNMVGADTRTLDRRMSRVMPGYMTMGTTGMGGMGEMPMPIPPNSLPMKGGDGPFSYIDMGGMFTVLKVREEPGKADPNGWYTHPAGTVAGPAAAEKMRADGIDPSARK, encoded by the coding sequence ATGGACCGACGTTCTTTCATCCATGCGGGCGGCCTCGCCGCCGGCGCTGCCCTCCTCACGCGAGGGCTGGCCCATGCGCAGGAGCGCCCCGAGCACGCCGCGGGGCAGCCCGCCGGCGCCCGGATCGCGGGGGCGGGGAATCAGCCTGCGGTCGTGACGCCCAACGGCAGCACGCTCCCGTGGCGGGTCGTGGATGGGGTGAAGGTGGGGCACCTCATCGCCGAGCCGATCCAGCACGAGTTCGCGCCCGGGCTGAAGACCGAGGCCTGGGGTTACAACGGGAGCACGCCCGGGCCGACGATCGAGGCCGTCGAGGGGGACCGGCTCCGGATCTACGTCACGAACCGACTGCCGGAGCCGACGTCGGTGCACTGGCATGGGCTCGTGCTCCCGAACGGAATGGATGGAGTGTCGGGGCTCAACCAGCGTCCGATCCCGCCCGGGGAAACGTACGTCTACGAGTTCGTGGTCCGGTACCCGGGGACGTATATGTACCATTCCCATTTCGACGAAATGACCCAGATCGCGCTCGGCGGCGTGGGGATGTTCATCGTGCATCCGAAGAAGCCTCGAGGTCCGCGCGTGGACAGGGATTTCGTGCTCATGACGCACGAGTGGAAGATCAACGCGGGGGCGCGCCGGCCGGATCCGAACGCGATGAGCGACTTCAACGTGCTCACGTTCAACGGCAAGGCGTTCCCGGCGACGGCGCCGCTCGTGGTCGGCCGCGGCGAGCGCGCGCGCATCCGCCTCGGGAACCTGGGGCCGATGGACCACCACCCGATCCACCTGCACGGGCTCTCGTTCCAGGTCACGGCGACCGACGGCGGGTATGTCCCCGCGTCCGCGCAGTACCCGGAGACCACGGTCCTGGTGCCGGTCGGCAGCACGCGGGTCATCGAGTTCGTCCCTGAGGAGCCGGGCGACTGGGCTGTGCATTGCCACATGACCCACCATGTGATGATGCAAATGGGTCACGGGCTGCCGAACATGGTCGGCGCCGATACGCGCACGCTCGACCGACGTATGAGCCGCGTGATGCCCGGCTACATGACCATGGGGACGACGGGCATGGGCGGCATGGGCGAGATGCCCATGCCGATACCGCCGAACAGCCTGCCGATGAAGGGCGGCGACGGGCCCTTCTCGTACATCGACATGGGCGGGATGTTCACGGTCCTGAAGGTCCGCGAGGAGCCGGGCAAGGCCGACCCGAACGGCTGGTACACGCACCCGGCCGGCACGGTCGCAGGACCGGCCGCCGCAGAGAAGATGCGCGCGGACGGTATCGACCCGAGCGCGCGGAAGTAG
- a CDS encoding CAP domain-containing protein → MLTTWTPSCVVALAAAFIGSVLSGCVGEVGDASIDGEGGGPSSGAGVGIHNGDSGSGPSTSSGGSTTAGAGGSATAGAGGSATAGAGGAGSSSAQGTGGSATAGAGGAGSSSAQGTGGSATAGAGGSSAEGAGGSSAQGAGGSATAGTGGSSGEGSGSGAGGSGGATGAAQLCVDTINEHRATLGLPPLARWVEAESCSDEEAESDGNTGEFHGAFGTCDENAQNECPGWGGPPDSMIVPCLQLMWDEGPGEDFEKHGHYINMSSTRYTKVACGFHTFPDGSVWAVQNFR, encoded by the coding sequence ATGCTTACCACTTGGACGCCTTCATGCGTCGTCGCGCTCGCCGCGGCGTTCATCGGTTCTGTGCTGTCGGGCTGCGTCGGTGAGGTGGGCGACGCGTCGATCGATGGCGAAGGCGGCGGGCCGTCGAGCGGCGCCGGCGTCGGGATCCACAACGGAGACTCCGGCAGCGGGCCGAGCACCAGCAGCGGCGGCTCGACCACGGCGGGCGCCGGTGGCTCGGCCACGGCAGGCGCCGGCGGCTCGGCCACGGCAGGCGCCGGCGGCGCCGGAAGTTCGTCTGCGCAAGGCACCGGGGGCTCGGCCACGGCAGGCGCCGGCGGCGCCGGAAGTTCGTCTGCGCAAGGCACCGGGGGCTCGGCCACGGCAGGCGCCGGAGGCTCGTCCGCCGAGGGTGCCGGCGGCTCCTCTGCGCAGGGCGCCGGGGGGTCGGCCACGGCCGGCACCGGAGGCTCGAGCGGCGAGGGCTCCGGGAGCGGCGCCGGCGGCTCGGGCGGCGCCACGGGCGCGGCGCAGCTGTGCGTCGATACGATCAACGAGCACCGCGCCACGCTCGGCTTGCCGCCCCTCGCGCGCTGGGTCGAGGCGGAGTCGTGCTCCGATGAAGAGGCCGAGTCCGATGGGAACACCGGCGAGTTTCACGGCGCGTTCGGCACGTGCGACGAGAACGCCCAGAACGAGTGCCCCGGATGGGGAGGCCCGCCGGACTCGATGATCGTCCCGTGTTTGCAGCTCATGTGGGACGAGGGGCCGGGCGAGGATTTCGAGAAGCACGGTCACTACATCAACATGAGCAGCACCCGCTACACGAAGGTGGCTTGCGGGTTCCACACCTTCCCTGACGGCAGCGTGTGGGCGGTGCAGAACTTCCGATGA